The following proteins are co-located in the Planococcus plakortidis genome:
- a CDS encoding vWA domain-containing protein, with protein sequence MTSINRFIQFNNETVDTGLLNRMQQLARALSSAPYLRLTTRKLWEFRPSEGAVSMSVFWRHRPKEIEEAGYLSDIYLMGAGFWRHFSLRSWRDFEQSESRLPDLAAQLLLMAEEFRLSDRIVAERPGTRHVFEVREKIAIAFHTDQLEQNRKKGFWADAFLNAAYLKLRGKEASISEELDPLFLSWTDLFSADSTADSVRTIQRIMPRLEYLLESDILHTYYTFGEPAEKTPPPRYHEGIEAEQSGEQEEIDTIEEWFQSWHRETELNNAAALEYELERGDSKLADGGREEEGSGEVEQTGTGESKGEHKEDNLADERRKDEKKPKKANGRFGSANDGVVYYESRIEALPIDRQRLQHWRSEQAPYVRALLKEMQKRMQQRIESERTNLHAGRLSKNLLPLITDERPKPFYRKTAPSKQLDAVFSLMIDGSASMVDKLDETKQSVLLFHDVLRALHIPHEIVVFYEDAYEAGDDQQPNYFEWLHKFTDGAADHAAEILSLDAHEDNRDGFAIRWMAERLKQRPEKHRFMLVFSDGEPSAYNYADNGIIDTAQAVSETGKMGIEVMHLFLSGEPTSEEQAAFYRMLYGNKSVSADSLEQFVEQTLRLLKRTLHLVVQAL encoded by the coding sequence ATGACTTCAATCAATCGCTTTATCCAATTCAATAATGAAACGGTTGATACGGGACTGCTCAACCGGATGCAACAGCTTGCAAGGGCGTTGTCATCCGCGCCTTACCTCCGCTTGACGACTCGGAAATTATGGGAGTTCCGGCCATCTGAAGGGGCCGTCTCGATGAGCGTGTTCTGGCGCCATCGGCCAAAGGAAATCGAGGAGGCTGGCTATCTTTCGGATATTTATTTAATGGGCGCTGGTTTTTGGCGCCATTTCAGCTTGCGCTCCTGGCGCGATTTTGAGCAGTCTGAGTCCCGATTGCCCGACCTTGCCGCGCAATTGCTGTTGATGGCAGAAGAGTTCCGATTAAGCGACCGCATCGTAGCGGAACGTCCAGGGACCAGGCACGTATTTGAAGTGAGGGAAAAAATCGCCATCGCGTTCCATACCGACCAGCTGGAACAGAATCGGAAGAAGGGGTTTTGGGCAGATGCCTTCCTCAATGCAGCTTATTTGAAACTGCGTGGCAAGGAGGCTTCCATAAGTGAAGAGCTGGATCCCTTGTTTCTATCATGGACCGACTTATTCAGTGCCGATTCCACTGCCGATTCTGTAAGGACCATCCAGAGGATCATGCCCCGGCTGGAATATTTACTGGAATCGGATATTCTCCATACGTATTACACATTCGGTGAACCGGCTGAAAAAACGCCGCCGCCTAGATATCATGAAGGCATTGAGGCTGAGCAATCCGGCGAGCAAGAAGAAATCGACACAATCGAAGAATGGTTCCAATCGTGGCACCGTGAAACCGAGTTGAATAATGCGGCTGCGCTTGAATACGAACTCGAGCGCGGGGATTCAAAGCTTGCCGATGGAGGCAGGGAAGAAGAGGGCTCAGGGGAAGTCGAACAGACCGGAACGGGTGAATCGAAAGGCGAACACAAGGAAGACAACCTGGCCGATGAGCGCAGAAAAGATGAAAAGAAGCCGAAAAAAGCGAACGGCCGCTTCGGTTCAGCGAACGATGGTGTCGTATATTACGAATCGCGCATCGAAGCTTTGCCGATCGACCGCCAGCGGCTGCAGCACTGGCGCAGTGAACAAGCTCCCTATGTGCGTGCATTGCTGAAGGAAATGCAAAAGCGCATGCAGCAGCGCATCGAAAGCGAGCGCACCAATTTGCATGCCGGCCGCCTGTCAAAAAATCTATTGCCGCTCATCACCGATGAACGGCCAAAGCCTTTCTACCGGAAAACCGCCCCTTCAAAACAATTGGATGCGGTTTTCAGCTTGATGATCGACGGCTCCGCTTCAATGGTCGACAAGCTCGACGAAACGAAGCAGTCGGTGCTGTTGTTCCACGATGTTTTAAGGGCGCTCCATATACCTCATGAGATTGTGGTATTTTATGAGGATGCCTATGAGGCGGGGGATGATCAACAGCCTAATTATTTCGAATGGCTGCATAAATTCACGGACGGAGCGGCGGACCATGCTGCGGAGATCCTGTCGCTGGATGCCCACGAGGACAATCGGGACGGCTTTGCGATTCGCTGGATGGCCGAACGACTGAAACAGCGTCCGGAAAAACACCGCTTCATGCTGGTCTTTTCAGACGGCGAGCCTTCTGCCTATAATTATGCCGATAACGGCATCATCGATACGGCACAGGCAGTGTCAGAAACGGGGAAAATGGGCATCGAAGTGATGCATTTGTTTTTAAGCGGTGAACCGACAAGCGAAGAACAAGCAGCGTTTTACCGGATGTTGTATGGCAATAAATCGGTCAGCGCTGATTCTCTGGAGCAATTTGTCGAGCAGACGCTGCGCTTATTGAAACGCACCTTGCACCTGGTCGTACAGGCATTGTAA
- a CDS encoding AAA family ATPase, producing the protein MTIIEEEIKKRTQRDHAENSNLIGEGGYISPDENLWNDILTAVVLKKPVLLKGPTGAGKTKLAESISDLFQQPIQSINCSVDLDAEALLGFKTLVQRDGQSEIEFVEGPVVTAMKHGHILYIDEINMAKAETLPILHSALDYRRMLTNPFTGEVIQAHPDFSVLAAINEGYIGTSPMNEALKNRFISYPIPYLSGEQLRGLWDRQFPDADPKLKLFILDLAGDLMKQVENGLMSEEAASIRSLLDATALAMHIDPLRAVRYAIAEKLDDESERTLLMDLANTWRK; encoded by the coding sequence ATGACGATTATTGAAGAAGAAATCAAGAAGCGGACACAAAGGGACCATGCAGAAAATTCAAACCTGATCGGGGAAGGCGGTTATATCTCGCCTGATGAAAATTTATGGAACGATATCCTGACAGCCGTTGTGTTGAAAAAGCCTGTGCTATTGAAAGGGCCGACAGGAGCAGGGAAAACCAAGCTTGCCGAGAGCATATCTGACTTGTTCCAGCAGCCGATCCAAAGCATCAACTGCTCGGTCGACTTGGACGCGGAAGCACTGCTCGGCTTTAAGACACTGGTGCAGCGTGATGGCCAAAGCGAGATTGAATTTGTTGAAGGGCCTGTCGTAACGGCCATGAAACACGGCCATATTCTTTATATCGACGAAATCAATATGGCAAAAGCCGAAACCTTGCCGATCCTGCACAGTGCGCTCGATTACCGGCGGATGCTGACCAATCCATTTACTGGCGAAGTCATCCAGGCGCATCCGGATTTCTCGGTGCTGGCTGCCATCAATGAAGGGTACATCGGGACATCACCTATGAATGAAGCGCTGAAGAACCGTTTCATCTCCTATCCGATTCCTTATCTATCTGGTGAGCAGCTGCGTGGCCTTTGGGATAGGCAATTCCCGGACGCCGACCCGAAGCTGAAATTGTTCATATTGGACTTGGCGGGCGATTTGATGAAGCAAGTGGAAAACGGCCTGATGTCGGAAGAAGCCGCCTCGATCCGCAGCTTATTGGATGCCACAGCGCTGGCAATGCATATCGACCCTTTGCGTGCCGTCCGTTACGCAATCGCCGAAAAACTGGATGATGAAAGTGAACGGACGCTGTTGATGGATCTGGCGAATACTTGGCGAAAGTAG
- a CDS encoding DUF6501 family protein, with protein sequence MIHTNWLEKETTRTVTCKHTDAAKFLVSNVLTVGQQYDVKNETEEFLFVVDNTGKVGGYYKTYFE encoded by the coding sequence ATGATACATACGAATTGGCTGGAAAAAGAAACAACCCGTACCGTAACCTGCAAGCACACCGATGCCGCAAAATTTTTAGTATCGAATGTGCTGACGGTAGGGCAGCAATATGATGTGAAAAACGAAACGGAAGAATTCTTGTTTGTCGTCGACAACACTGGAAAAGTCGGCGGCTATTACAAAACTTATTTCGAGTGA
- a CDS encoding toxic anion resistance protein: MLERSSSNSKSNIKETWKMTNNQTRNELDELLGTPFGMEETSQQTQLAQTEGQPVALLDRLSAEEQEKARELAKQIPTGNREAILTYGANAQNQLSQFSHKMLDHVQRKDIGPVGDVLHDLMKKLEQLNPEELTQKKQKGLRKMFNRAKYSVQEMMSKYQKLSTQVDRISVQLDHSKRGLLEDVQMLEQLYDQNKTYFQALNVYIAAAEIKRDEIMNETIPALRKKAEASNDQMAYQEVNDMVQYVDRLEKRLYDLQLSRQITIQSAPQIRMIQQTNQTLAEKIQSSIMTSIPLWKNQIAIALTLNKQMKAVEAQKQVTATTNDLLLKNSEMLKMNSIETARENERGIVEIETLKQTQENLLETIEETLKIQAEGRRNRKAAELEIGRMEEDLKQRLLAIHDGQEKN; encoded by the coding sequence ATACTAGAGCGCTCGAGCAGCAACAGCAAATCGAACATAAAGGAGACATGGAAAATGACCAACAATCAGACGAGAAATGAGTTGGATGAGCTTCTTGGAACGCCGTTTGGCATGGAAGAAACCTCCCAGCAAACTCAATTGGCACAAACAGAAGGCCAGCCTGTCGCACTGCTCGACCGCTTGAGTGCCGAGGAACAGGAAAAAGCCCGCGAGTTGGCCAAGCAGATCCCGACCGGCAACCGGGAAGCGATCCTCACATACGGCGCCAATGCGCAAAACCAGCTGAGCCAGTTCTCGCATAAAATGCTCGATCATGTCCAGCGCAAGGATATCGGCCCTGTCGGGGATGTGCTCCATGACCTGATGAAGAAGCTCGAACAGCTGAACCCCGAAGAACTGACCCAGAAAAAGCAAAAAGGGCTGCGCAAAATGTTCAACCGCGCCAAATACTCCGTCCAGGAAATGATGAGCAAATACCAAAAGTTAAGCACACAAGTCGACCGGATCAGCGTCCAGCTTGACCATTCAAAACGCGGATTATTGGAAGATGTCCAGATGCTCGAGCAATTATATGACCAGAACAAGACCTATTTCCAGGCCTTGAACGTCTATATTGCCGCAGCGGAAATCAAACGGGATGAGATCATGAACGAAACGATTCCCGCATTGCGCAAAAAAGCCGAGGCATCCAACGACCAGATGGCCTATCAGGAAGTGAACGATATGGTCCAGTACGTCGACCGATTGGAAAAACGTCTTTATGACCTGCAATTGTCCCGTCAGATCACCATACAAAGCGCGCCGCAGATCCGCATGATCCAACAGACCAACCAAACGCTTGCAGAAAAAATCCAATCGTCGATCATGACGTCCATCCCCTTATGGAAAAATCAGATCGCTATCGCTTTGACCTTGAACAAGCAGATGAAAGCGGTCGAGGCACAAAAACAAGTGACGGCCACTACAAACGACCTGCTTTTGAAAAACTCGGAAATGCTCAAGATGAATTCGATCGAAACCGCACGTGAGAACGAGCGCGGCATTGTCGAGATCGAAACCTTGAAGCAAACGCAAGAGAATCTGCTTGAGACGATCGAAGAAACCTTGAAAATCCAGGCGGAAGGCCGTCGTAACCGTAAAGCGGCAGAGCTTGAAATCGGCCGTATGGAAGAAGACTTGAAGCAACGGCTGCTCGCTATCCACGATGGCCAGGAAAAGAACTGA
- the odhB gene encoding 2-oxoglutarate dehydrogenase complex dihydrolipoyllysine-residue succinyltransferase has product MAEIKVPELAESITEGTIAQWLKQPGDTVEKGEFIVELETDKVNVEVISEEAGVVQELLAEEGDTVEVGQVIATVGEGSGEAAASAPKEEASTKEAPKEDLAKEEAKQEAPADEEAAPTEEDSTSSDRTIASPAARKLAREKGIDLASITPVDPMGRVRVQDVEAHGSKPAAAPAKQEAPKASAPAAPSSDEESGRVVREKMTRRRQTIAKRLLEVKQSTAMLTTFNEIDMTNVMELRKRKKDKFQQDHDVKLGFMSFFTKAVTAALKKYPYVNAEIDGTDVLLKQYYDVGIAVSTEEGLVVPIVRDTDKKNFAEIEASIGELATKARDKKLSIGDMTGGSFTITNGGVFGSLLSTPILNGTQVGILGMHTIQKRPIAVGDNVEIRPMMYVALSYDHRVIDGSDSVGFLKTVKELIENPEDLLLES; this is encoded by the coding sequence GTGGCAGAGATCAAAGTACCGGAATTAGCAGAATCGATTACAGAAGGAACAATCGCCCAATGGCTGAAACAGCCAGGCGATACAGTAGAGAAAGGTGAATTCATCGTTGAACTTGAGACAGACAAAGTCAACGTCGAAGTCATCTCTGAAGAAGCGGGTGTCGTCCAGGAATTGCTTGCAGAAGAAGGCGATACAGTTGAAGTTGGTCAAGTAATCGCAACAGTTGGAGAAGGTTCTGGCGAAGCGGCAGCTTCAGCACCGAAAGAAGAAGCTTCAACAAAAGAAGCGCCAAAAGAAGATTTGGCGAAAGAAGAAGCGAAGCAAGAAGCTCCTGCAGACGAAGAAGCAGCGCCGACAGAAGAAGACAGCACTTCTTCCGACCGCACAATCGCAAGCCCTGCGGCCCGTAAGTTGGCTCGTGAAAAAGGCATCGACCTGGCTTCCATCACGCCAGTAGACCCTATGGGCCGCGTGCGCGTTCAGGATGTCGAAGCGCACGGTTCGAAACCGGCAGCGGCTCCAGCTAAACAGGAAGCACCGAAAGCTTCTGCGCCAGCAGCACCTTCTTCTGATGAAGAAAGCGGCCGCGTTGTCCGTGAAAAAATGACAAGACGCCGCCAGACGATCGCCAAGCGTTTGCTTGAAGTGAAACAATCGACGGCCATGCTGACGACGTTCAACGAAATCGACATGACCAATGTAATGGAACTGCGCAAGCGCAAGAAAGACAAATTCCAGCAAGACCATGACGTCAAGCTTGGGTTCATGTCATTCTTCACTAAAGCAGTGACGGCTGCATTGAAAAAATACCCATACGTAAACGCTGAGATCGATGGCACGGATGTGCTCTTGAAGCAGTACTATGATGTAGGGATCGCTGTATCGACTGAAGAAGGGCTTGTTGTGCCGATCGTCCGCGATACGGATAAAAAGAACTTTGCAGAAATCGAAGCGTCAATCGGCGAATTGGCGACAAAAGCCCGCGACAAGAAATTGTCAATCGGTGATATGACCGGCGGATCGTTCACGATCACAAACGGCGGTGTCTTCGGTTCGCTCTTGTCTACGCCGATCTTGAACGGTACGCAAGTCGGGATCCTCGGCATGCACACGATTCAAAAGCGCCCGATCGCAGTGGGCGACAATGTCGAAATCCGTCCGATGATGTACGTAGCCCTGTCGTATGACCACCGTGTCATCGATGGAAGCGACTCTGTCGGCTTCTTGAAAACAGTGAAAGAATTGATCGAGAACCCAGAAGACCTATTGCTTGAATCGTAA
- a CDS encoding 5-bromo-4-chloroindolyl phosphate hydrolysis family protein: MKPIKPIENFIKRQSVSLPLMSAVFPILYLGAEIGLLASGAVAAGTYFASNTSMKQYQLSSDSKQLGMTRSEYRNIRVQIKEGKEKIKTLQSQYYKVRSISSFKQLMDMVKIANKIMAIVQQNPRKFYLAEPFFYSHLDSAIELTGKYTLLVGQPVKDMEMRIALQETREMLRSLQQVMEADLKRVLSTDVEQLRMELDYARLAVDQHHTRALEQQQQIEHKGDMENDQQSDEK, translated from the coding sequence ATGAAACCCATTAAGCCGATCGAAAACTTCATCAAAAGACAATCGGTCAGCCTCCCTCTCATGTCCGCCGTGTTCCCGATCCTCTATCTGGGTGCAGAAATCGGGCTGCTCGCTTCCGGTGCTGTTGCAGCCGGCACTTACTTTGCCAGCAATACATCGATGAAGCAATATCAGCTGTCGAGTGATTCAAAACAGCTCGGCATGACAAGAAGCGAATACCGCAATATCCGCGTGCAGATCAAGGAAGGCAAAGAAAAAATCAAAACCTTGCAAAGCCAATATTATAAAGTACGTTCCATCTCCTCGTTCAAGCAATTGATGGATATGGTCAAGATCGCCAATAAAATCATGGCAATCGTCCAGCAAAACCCGCGCAAATTCTACCTGGCAGAACCGTTCTTCTATTCGCATCTGGATTCTGCCATCGAATTGACCGGAAAATATACATTATTGGTCGGACAGCCTGTCAAAGACATGGAGATGCGCATTGCATTGCAGGAAACCCGCGAAATGCTCCGTTCCCTCCAACAGGTGATGGAAGCCGACCTGAAACGCGTATTGTCCACCGACGTGGAACAATTGCGCATGGAACTGGATTACGCACGCCTTGCTGTCGACCAGCACCATACTAGAGCGCTCGAGCAGCAACAGCAAATCGAACATAAAGGAGACATGGAAAATGACCAACAATCAGACGAGAAATGA
- a CDS encoding 2-oxoglutarate dehydrogenase E1 component, which yields MSTNQPDTKSPWNSITGPNLGYVMEMYELYQEAPESIDPEFAELFKQYGPPTEQPPVQTGAAAGTASGASVEPNRFEKVLAAINLAEAIRAHGHLASDIYPLKDQPRDTERLEISKYGLSEADLKDVPVSLILENAPAEVKNGLDAINYLKSLYTDKIAYEFAHVIQPQERSWIQSKIEAGDMKPKLDADKKKQVLDLLTRVEGFEKFVHRTFVGQKRFSIEGVDSLVVLMDELVRMSESSGTENIMIGMAHRGRLNVLTHILHKPYEMMFAGFAHVGDEAFLPEDGSLEITKGWFGDVKYHMGAAYSSKAGTKIKLAYNPSHLEVVSPIVTGQTRAAQEMTSESGLAPQDPKKAYSILVHGDAAFPGQGIVTETLNFSRIKGYQTGGSIHIIANNLIGFTTEQYDSRSTHYSSDPAKGFEVPVLHVNADDPEAVVAVAKLAFEYREKFGKDILIDLIGYRRYGHNEMDEPLVTNPMMYHGVHQHDTVRELYGKQLASENVLSEDDVKKLDADIQKVMQEAYDKVKENKSDDHPKLEMPEAVLNGFPEIETGVGKDILEKMNHELLSWPQDFSAFGKLARILKRREEPFKGKGKIDWAHAETLAFGSILQDGNPIRLTGQDAQRGTFAHRHLVLHDEKNGNELVPLHHISDSKASFVVYNSPLSEASILGFEYGYNVENDKALVIWEAQYGDFANMAQVMFDQFISSGRAKWGQKSGLVMLLPHGYEGQGPEHSSARLERYLQMAGENNWTVANLSSAANYFHILRRQAKMLGEEAIRPLIIVSPKSLLRHPLVGAEVDQLAEGQFETVIEQPGMGQDAKKVKRLLFASGKMAIDLAERVKDGKGYEWAHIVRVEQLYPFPAEKIKAIIDRYPNAKELAWVQEEPQNMGSWSFADPYLRDLADGKEVKYYGRMKRQSPAEGDGESHKVEQARIIDEALAKSK from the coding sequence ATGTCTACCAATCAACCGGACACAAAATCCCCATGGAATTCCATAACCGGCCCAAACTTGGGTTATGTTATGGAGATGTACGAGCTTTATCAGGAAGCCCCTGAATCGATCGACCCCGAATTTGCGGAGCTATTCAAACAATACGGCCCGCCAACCGAACAGCCTCCCGTACAGACGGGTGCTGCTGCGGGAACCGCTTCCGGCGCTTCAGTCGAACCGAACCGTTTTGAAAAAGTATTGGCAGCGATCAACCTGGCGGAAGCCATCCGGGCACACGGCCATCTGGCATCGGATATCTACCCATTGAAAGACCAGCCGCGTGATACGGAGAGACTGGAAATCTCAAAATACGGCTTGAGTGAAGCCGATTTGAAAGATGTACCGGTATCCTTGATCCTGGAAAATGCACCAGCCGAGGTGAAGAACGGCCTGGATGCAATCAATTACCTGAAATCGCTATACACGGACAAAATCGCTTACGAATTCGCGCATGTCATCCAACCGCAGGAACGCAGCTGGATACAGTCGAAAATCGAAGCGGGCGATATGAAACCAAAACTCGATGCCGACAAGAAAAAACAGGTGTTGGATCTTTTGACGCGCGTTGAAGGATTTGAGAAATTCGTTCATCGCACATTTGTCGGACAAAAGCGCTTTTCAATTGAAGGTGTCGATTCGCTTGTCGTCTTGATGGATGAACTGGTCCGCATGTCCGAATCGTCAGGCACTGAAAACATCATGATCGGCATGGCCCACCGCGGCCGCTTGAACGTCCTGACACATATCCTCCACAAACCGTATGAAATGATGTTCGCTGGATTCGCGCATGTCGGCGATGAAGCGTTCCTACCGGAAGACGGATCGCTTGAAATCACCAAAGGCTGGTTTGGCGACGTAAAATACCATATGGGTGCTGCATATAGCTCTAAAGCGGGAACGAAGATCAAGCTTGCCTATAACCCATCCCACCTGGAAGTCGTGAGCCCGATCGTGACAGGGCAAACTCGCGCTGCACAGGAAATGACTTCGGAAAGCGGCTTGGCTCCGCAAGATCCGAAAAAAGCCTATTCGATCCTCGTCCATGGCGATGCCGCGTTCCCAGGGCAAGGCATCGTGACGGAAACCTTGAACTTCAGCCGCATCAAAGGGTACCAAACGGGTGGATCGATCCATATCATTGCCAATAACCTGATCGGTTTTACAACGGAACAGTATGATTCCCGTTCTACCCATTATTCATCCGACCCGGCAAAAGGCTTCGAAGTTCCGGTATTGCATGTCAATGCGGACGATCCGGAAGCTGTAGTAGCCGTTGCCAAGTTGGCTTTTGAATACCGCGAGAAATTCGGCAAAGATATCTTGATCGACCTGATCGGCTACCGCCGTTATGGCCATAATGAGATGGATGAGCCGTTAGTGACCAATCCGATGATGTATCACGGCGTTCATCAGCACGATACGGTCCGTGAATTGTACGGAAAACAATTGGCTTCCGAAAACGTGCTGTCAGAAGATGATGTCAAAAAGCTGGATGCAGACATCCAAAAAGTGATGCAAGAAGCCTATGACAAAGTAAAAGAGAACAAATCCGACGATCACCCGAAACTTGAAATGCCAGAAGCCGTATTGAACGGTTTCCCGGAAATCGAAACGGGCGTCGGCAAGGACATCCTTGAAAAAATGAACCATGAACTTTTGTCATGGCCTCAAGACTTTTCCGCATTCGGCAAATTGGCGCGCATCCTGAAACGCCGCGAAGAGCCGTTTAAAGGTAAAGGAAAAATCGATTGGGCCCATGCCGAGACATTGGCTTTTGGTTCCATTTTGCAAGACGGCAACCCGATCCGCCTGACAGGGCAAGATGCACAGCGCGGAACCTTCGCACACCGCCATCTGGTGCTGCACGATGAGAAGAACGGCAATGAACTAGTTCCGCTTCACCATATTTCCGACTCGAAAGCATCATTTGTCGTCTACAACAGCCCATTAAGTGAAGCTTCTATACTTGGTTTCGAATACGGCTATAATGTGGAGAATGACAAAGCTTTGGTCATTTGGGAAGCGCAATATGGGGATTTCGCCAATATGGCACAAGTCATGTTCGACCAATTCATTTCGTCCGGCCGCGCAAAGTGGGGCCAAAAATCCGGTTTGGTCATGCTGCTTCCGCACGGCTACGAAGGGCAAGGGCCGGAACACTCCAGTGCACGCCTCGAGCGTTATTTGCAAATGGCTGGAGAAAACAACTGGACAGTCGCCAACCTATCCAGCGCAGCAAACTACTTCCACATTCTCCGCCGCCAGGCGAAAATGCTTGGAGAAGAAGCGATCCGCCCACTCATCATCGTGTCGCCAAAATCACTTCTAAGACACCCGCTTGTCGGGGCTGAAGTCGATCAATTGGCAGAAGGCCAGTTCGAGACAGTCATCGAGCAGCCGGGCATGGGGCAGGATGCGAAGAAAGTGAAACGCCTGTTATTTGCAAGCGGCAAGATGGCCATCGATTTGGCGGAACGCGTCAAAGACGGAAAAGGCTACGAATGGGCGCATATCGTCCGCGTCGAGCAATTGTATCCGTTCCCGGCCGAAAAAATCAAAGCGATTATCGATCGCTACCCGAATGCCAAGGAATTGGCGTGGGTTCAGGAAGAGCCGCAAAACATGGGATCGTGGTCATTCGCTGACCCTTACTTGCGCGATCTTGCAGATGGCAAAGAAGTGAAATATTATGGACGCATGAAGCGCCAAAGCCCTGCAGAAGGCGATGGCGAGTCCCATAAAGTCGAACAGGCACGCATCATCGATGAAGCTTTAGCTAAATCGAAATGA
- a CDS encoding DedA family protein, whose translation MELDFLWEMAMEYGYLSMFLVNWLLLFGLPVPNEFAAAFSGVVTETSDFKPLPAFLSAYSGLITSNLFAYGIGWLFGNRLIEGLQRTLLQRGIERFRQLLAEKGNWAIAFSFFLPGVRWAMPYVVGAGRFPLGRYLLFAMPAGFVWTFAYFSLGRSFPYAYEAILGHLQWFLITLSTIAVIGLVGYLAIVRKGGKGGQV comes from the coding sequence ATGGAGCTGGATTTTCTATGGGAAATGGCGATGGAATACGGATATTTAAGCATGTTCTTGGTGAATTGGCTATTGCTGTTTGGCCTTCCGGTCCCCAATGAATTCGCGGCAGCGTTTTCAGGCGTCGTAACGGAAACGAGCGATTTCAAGCCATTGCCAGCCTTTCTTTCCGCCTATAGCGGGCTAATCACGAGTAATTTATTCGCATATGGCATCGGTTGGCTGTTCGGGAACCGGTTGATCGAAGGGCTGCAGAGGACATTATTGCAGAGGGGCATCGAACGATTCCGGCAACTTTTGGCTGAAAAAGGGAATTGGGCGATCGCGTTCAGTTTTTTCCTCCCCGGCGTGCGCTGGGCAATGCCTTATGTCGTAGGGGCCGGCCGCTTTCCGCTCGGGCGATATTTGCTGTTCGCCATGCCTGCCGGATTTGTCTGGACTTTTGCCTATTTTTCGTTGGGCCGCAGTTTCCCATATGCCTACGAAGCGATTCTTGGACATTTGCAATGGTTTTTGATCACATTATCGACTATCGCGGTCATCGGCTTGGTGGGATATCTTGCCATCGTTCGGAAAGGCGGCAAAGGGGGGCAAGTTTGA